The Neobacillus sp. OS1-2 genome includes a window with the following:
- a CDS encoding MDR family MFS transporter translates to MPKKSTNRKMVTVAMLVAILLVAIDVTVVSTAMPQIVSDLSGLKLISWVFAIYTLTTSVTTPIYGKLADLFGRKKVFITGVILFVAGSMLSGAAQTMTQLIWFRAFQGIGAGAVMPLTFTIIGDLYPGEQRAKMQGVFSSVWGIAGLLGPLVGGFFVDQISWRWIFYINLPVGLVSLVLITVFFHETVDLKKDRKIDYLGALTFTIGISTLLYTLLNAGPGQKYAWNSTAIYALFAVAVIFIVLFGYIETKVKEPMLPPSLFRIPVILVSNFIGFLASAVLIGVNVYLPMWIQTILGHSATSSGLTLMPMSIAWPLGATFAGRYMYKIGSKFTAILGAVLIALGGTWLLAIELDSPYWYFVGIMIVIGLGMGYATTPTTVLVQSAVGWQMRGAATASNTFTRSIGQTVGVAIFGTIFNNSLITFGKEHTGGWSRGGNISDALSSENMDKLPASVLTMIHEGLAHGMHLVFILVFFIGVANLIATFFLPSHKKVMEHQEQVQH, encoded by the coding sequence ATGCCAAAAAAAAGTACGAATCGTAAAATGGTCACCGTTGCGATGCTGGTTGCCATTCTATTAGTTGCCATAGATGTCACCGTCGTCAGTACTGCGATGCCGCAGATTGTCAGTGACCTCAGCGGGTTAAAGTTAATCAGCTGGGTATTTGCCATCTATACGCTTACCACTTCTGTCACGACACCAATTTATGGTAAATTAGCTGATTTATTCGGCCGGAAAAAAGTTTTTATCACGGGAGTGATCTTGTTTGTGGCTGGCTCGATGTTGTCGGGTGCAGCTCAGACGATGACTCAATTAATTTGGTTCCGTGCTTTTCAAGGAATTGGGGCTGGTGCGGTCATGCCGTTAACGTTTACCATCATCGGTGACCTTTACCCTGGTGAACAACGTGCCAAAATGCAAGGAGTATTTAGCTCAGTCTGGGGAATTGCTGGACTTCTTGGCCCATTGGTCGGCGGTTTCTTTGTCGACCAAATTAGCTGGCGATGGATTTTCTATATTAATTTGCCGGTTGGTTTAGTGTCGCTAGTGTTAATCACGGTCTTCTTCCATGAAACAGTCGATTTGAAAAAGGACCGAAAAATTGATTATCTTGGCGCACTTACTTTTACCATTGGAATATCAACACTATTATATACTCTTCTAAATGCTGGTCCTGGGCAGAAATATGCATGGAATTCAACAGCTATATATGCATTATTTGCTGTTGCGGTAATTTTTATCGTGCTGTTTGGCTATATAGAGACCAAGGTGAAGGAACCAATGCTACCTCCTTCATTATTTAGGATTCCTGTGATTCTCGTATCCAATTTCATCGGCTTCCTAGCAAGTGCTGTCCTCATTGGGGTTAATGTGTATTTGCCTATGTGGATTCAAACCATTCTTGGCCATAGTGCCACGAGCTCAGGCCTTACACTCATGCCAATGTCGATTGCCTGGCCTCTAGGTGCCACTTTTGCCGGGCGGTATATGTATAAAATAGGTTCAAAGTTTACAGCTATTCTGGGTGCCGTTTTGATTGCCCTCGGTGGAACCTGGCTGCTTGCGATCGAACTTGACTCACCATATTGGTATTTTGTAGGAATTATGATTGTCATTGGTCTGGGCATGGGTTATGCAACAACTCCTACAACCGTCCTTGTTCAGTCGGCGGTTGGCTGGCAAATGCGTGGAGCAGCAACTGCATCAAACACCTTTACGCGGTCCATTGGCCAAACAGTTGGGGTGGCTATTTTTGGTACAATTTTTAACAACTCGCTGATTACGTTTGGAAAAGAACATACTGGAGGATGGAGCAGAGGAGGTAATATTAGCGATGCTTTAAGTTCAGAAAACATGGACAAGCTGCCTGCAAGTGTCCTTACGATGATCCATGAGGGACTAGCCCATGGGATGCACCTCGTGTTTATTCTCGTGTTTTTTATTGGGGTTGCAAACCTCATCGCTACTTTCTTCCTTCCATCACACAAGAAGGTAATGGAGCATCAAGAGCAAGTACAACATTAA
- a CDS encoding MarR family transcriptional regulator, whose product MEDVKTNITLDFFRLSNLLGRYGAKMVADVGLTSIQQWVILRTIITRGDISIGDLKEEMLVTKQNMTGMINRLQQSNLVTLFQDHEDKRRTRVKITEEGIRVYEQLKTLRNDFNAQTYHIYGDQEIMILSDLLGRLVEHLKEGE is encoded by the coding sequence ATGGAAGATGTAAAAACAAACATAACGTTAGATTTTTTTAGGCTATCTAATCTATTAGGTAGATATGGAGCAAAGATGGTAGCAGATGTTGGACTTACCAGCATACAGCAATGGGTAATCCTTAGAACCATTATTACTAGAGGAGATATTTCCATTGGAGATTTAAAAGAAGAAATGCTGGTAACAAAACAAAATATGACGGGAATGATCAATCGACTACAGCAATCAAATTTAGTTACGCTTTTTCAAGACCACGAAGATAAAAGACGAACCAGGGTGAAAATTACAGAGGAAGGAATTCGTGTTTATGAGCAATTGAAAACCTTACGAAATGATTTTAATGCCCAGACATATCATATTTATGGTGATCAAGAAATAATGATTTTAAGCGATTTACTTGGCAGACTCGTGGAGCATTTGAAAGAGGGGGAGTAA